cgaaggcagaggctttaacccactgagccacccaggtgccccggaaaaaaaattttttttaaaaactgaagaattcAGAAGCTCTTTGAATACTCTGATTTTGTTATGCTTTCTATTTCCTCATatacctgtattttcttttaaactcaaaTTAGTTAATTGTGTGTTATACAAAATGAAGTTGCTTTAAATTCTTAGTTCTTCCTGATGAGATTTTTACCAATGCGATAGATAATGGGAAGGGGtgtagaatgagaaaaataagaaagcatttaGTAATTTCCCAAGATATAAAAATCAGCACTCTTATTACTGCAATTTAACCAAATTTTAATCTAATGAATTCTCTAATTTGCGATCcttttgagaatttaaataatgaaatcattCCAGAAAATATCTGTGTGTAATTATTTAGGTTTAGACTGAAATAATTATGCATTATGTTCATCTTATTTAGTTTTATAGTCATGGCTTGTGCTCAGTGTATacttaaaaagagatttttctaaATCTATTTCTAAAACCCCCAACATTAGTTAATGCATTAGATTAAGGAAAGAAACCCTGGGGCTCCTCCAAAGTGCCTCCATGTCATTTCAGAAaagtgagggtcagagagaggagcTGTGCGACTCTCTACAATAACTTTCATCTGCCTTGTATAATAGAGAAAACATGATTTTCTTTGAAAGTggctaaaaataatattttgttaaaagaaatatttggaaaccagTCGGTTAATGTATTGTGCAGACACTACttccttttaaatgtaaatgtattaccAACAAACCACAATATAGAGAGAAATGATCATTTATAAAGTATATCAGTATAAACACGTTTACATAGTTGGCATGCCATTTCCAAACGGGAAGACtgttatttagaaaattaaacatagaaaaaaaagaaaattaaacatacagATGAGGGCTTCTGGAGCGCAGAAACTGGAAAATGTCTGGTTCGTGGCACCAttgttttaagaaggaagaatAATTGGGCTTCCCTATTGAAGAGCTTGGCAGCCAGATCTCAGCTAGGCTACAAAGCACCACGGTCAGGGATTCTCTTGTGGCTGGGAGGACAATATGCTCCAAATGGATTTACAGATGCCCAGAAGGATATAGAGGATGACCTCAGTTTGGGCtctcttttcagtgtttttaaaaaactcttttagTGACATCAGAAGAAGTGCTTAGAACTTTTTTGTCACCCAAAATTATTTTAGTCTTCTGAGATACTTTCCACTTCTGAACATAATATTAACTTTACAATATGCTAAGCCTTTTGCTTAATAGACTCTTTCCTAAGTATAGGTTTGTGTGGGATTCAAAACAAACAGTATCAATTTTTTCATGAAGTAGGaaaatcttgatgaaatccttttccttttcaagattatttatttgttttagagagagagagcatgagagagagctagagtgagAATAGGCAGAGGAgcggagggagatggagagggagaaaatctcaagcagactcccactgatcGTGGGATGCAGggctgagcagaaatcaagagtcagaccctcaactgactgagccactcaggttccccttCATACTGGGGTATAAAGACATCATAAGACTTATTgtactcaggggtgcctgggtggctcagtgggttaagcctctgccttcagctcaggtcatgatctcagggtccagggatcgagccccacatcgggctctctgctcagcagggagcctgcttcccttcctctctctctgcctgcctctctgcctacttgtcatctctgtctgtcaaataaataaaatcttaaaataaataagtaaaaatgttaatctgcaataatttttaaaaaagacttatggGTATCCAGAGATTAGCAGGTATAAAATCTACTTTTGCCCCCTTCCCAAAGCCCACTTTGGTAATGAAGTGCATGATTGAGTTGGGGgctattttaagaagaaatgatgCAAAATGATGTACACAGAGACCTGCAAAAGTTGAAAACTGTCCTGAGCAACTTGAGAGAGGAAAATGAACAACTGTGCCCCCAAACTACTTTCAGCTAAAGCTTTTTAGCATGTTTCTCAAAGAATGTGGCAAACTTAACTCTCAGGAATAAGCAGCAGgtactgttttattatttaaatgtatttgattAACACTGGAGCTATTTACACCCAAGAATCTTCTACTAGCTGTATCCCTTATGGAAGGGTTCTTAAAGCACCCTGAGGATCAAATATATGATGTCCTACACAAGATCATAAATAATTCTGTAACTGAGGTGCTCTATGATAGAGGCAGCCATAGCTCTCTGAGGCCAATCACAGGAAAGCTGCGAAGTTCCGAGTCGATGCAGTGTTATTATCAGCATGTTATAAGCTGCAacagagagactgtcttttattaTCCACACAGAAACCTCTCCCATAGAGGCCATAGAAACtatttgcaaatataaatatgaatagaaCTGCACTTATTTTTGGTTTGTAGCACCCATATTAATAGCCGTAAATCATATAAAGGCAGTTCACTTTCCAATCCCATTTGCAAAAAAAATGTGCAATGCATACTGTACAGTAAGTGATAAGCACATAAAATGCCATTTGTGTCGGCATGCTGAAAAAGATGACACCAATGTAATTCAGTTGTAAAGCACTACAAAAGAGATGTCAAATGGAAGCATTGCATCACAGAGTTCTCATTTTTCAAAGCATGGGGGACATCTGTAATGAAAATATAATGCAGAGGATTTCTGATAGGAAAGGGGTGGGGATCAGATAATCCAAAATTCAACTAGCATAAGGTTATTAGTTCTATTTTACAGCtgctaaattattttgaaagatatGAAACTGTACTAAATCTAAGTGATTACATTTCATGTAATTCCaaagaaaaaggtgaaaacacaaataaaaccagagagaaaaatcGGCAATTGTAGGTTATTAAGTTTTCTAACCAATAACAAGTGTCATTAAATCAGTACTAGTTcaaggaaggaataaaaacaaaaccaggtggAAAACGCTTGTATCTAGCAGAAGTTATCCAAGACCTACGAGATATTAAAATCTAAGCAAACTAAAAATGTCGAGGTAGTTTATTTATATTCctacttttcttctttgtgctaCTACTGCTGGCTGGTATTCTTTGGAAAAGGATCCTTATGTCAAAGAAATGGGTAAGGAATTTTAAACATCCTgtgaaatggacaaaatatatattGTGTGACTAgtgcttttttgtattttaataccaGATGGGCACATACAAAGCAATCCTCtccaaatattttatgttttcagaaaaagaaatagaaacactaTAGACTACAGAATAAAGTTTATTTAGTGAAAATAATAAGCAGGccaatttaaaaaagcaagatattTGTCATCAAGATAggtgggaaaaaataaacacttattgTAACTATTCCAAGGACACTGCAACAGAGAACATTTTATAACAGAATTTCACACGTGTGAGTTGAGAGTTCTGTCAGTAATTAGCAGCATGTTCTTGGGTGATTCaaactttctaatttctttcctaTAAAGTGAGGGAGTTAAATCAAATGCTTTCAAATCATTTTCAAATCTTAACACTCTATTACTTTGCTTTACCACAAggtaaaggaaaattaaaaaatgaagtttccaAATGACTTTATGAGCCCCCCTTTTTgtagaaaatatgattttaaaaatcaacttcatgagactgtatttttttttacacttaacagattttttttttaaattttaacagataaaaatttaCTGGTCACTCTAAAATAGATTATGTAACAAAGTACTATTATTCTTTTGGGAAAACTATTTCAAAAGTCTGTTAGCATCTTAGTGTCACAATtaggtactctttttttttttaagattatttatttatttatttgacagacagagatgacaagtaggcagagaggcaggcagagagagaggaagggaagcaggctccctgccgagcagagagcccaatttggggcttgatcccaggaccccgggatcatgacctgagctgaagggagaggctttaacccactgagccacccaggcgtcccagacaaTTATGTATTCTTAAGATCACTAATATTAATTAGCAGTAATGATCAAAATTTTAAACGTAGAAAATATTTCCCTTCCAGGTTACagcatagtaaatatttaatttccaaaatgatttGCAAGTagcatcttgtttttattttaactttttttctctagCAGGAAAGGATATACCTCATCTATCTGGCCTGGGTTAAATACTCATTGTTAATAAGTCTTAATGTGATATGAAATAAAAGTCctagaaaagaagtgaaaatgttaaattttattcctttgagagagagagaaagcacgagcagggagagaggcagagggagagagagaagcaggccccacaTTGAgggggagctggacatggggctggatcccgatacggggctcgatcctgagacctggaaatcatgacctgagccaaaaggcagatgctcaaccaactgagccaaccagatgacccctttaaattttgtaatattaAGATTCATAAAGAAAGTGACTTTGCTGTAAGGAATATAAAGAAGATGGTAATGGAAAATATTCTAAGATGTTTTTTCAGTAAATAGCATGTGAGGCCCTGGTCAATATGGTCTGCTCAGCCCAAATGCTGCCCTTAGTTATTTCCTGTCAGACTTGAACAAGGGAGTACCAAGAGGTGACCAAGAGGATCACCTGGATACCAGACATATTCCTTGGGTCTGCATGATGTAACagcatccctccttcctcctgagaAGACCAAGACTATGCTTCCTGCCTGCTGGTCCATGGCCACATGGACTCCAGCAACAACCTTAGCTGACAGTTCAACAAAACACTGTAGCAAACCCTCATATAAGTGTTCATCTTTTGGAAACCAGGACATCTAACCCTGGAGTCCAGCACTGTGGGGACAGTAACCACAAGTAGGTCTTTGCAAAAGATGATAAGTGGAGTCATTTCTACTTCCATCCCTGAGGACCCAGACACCATGGGGCACAAATAAACCATCCATACTGTGCCCTACACaagttcctgacccacagaatcctTGTGCATCATGATGGCTGCTTTACGTGACTAAGTGTTTGGGGTGATTTATTATGATAGCGGTAGTAGTACTGGTTCTAGTACTAAGAGTAGGGTGCTAAGATAATGAAAACCTAAAATATGTAGCACTGGCTTTGGGGCTGGGAAGAAGTTGGAAAAGCCTTAAGGAGATTTTTGGTTGAAGTTGGACAAAAAAAGACGCTTGTTTTGTAGAGGCAAAAGTTTAGCAAAACTATTTTCCTCAAAACATAGTAAATAGAAAATCTACCTGGTGAATAGGGTGACCTAAGATTACCAAGCGGTGTTGAAAATACATTTGGCTATCAGGTGCTAAGTagaaaatgagaggagagagatgagcTAAAGAAGTATCTTAAAGGAGCCAGCACTTATTTTGTATGAAAATaaagctgcttctccttctcacaaTTGGATGAGTCTTGGGCACAttgtgagaaaatatatatatattttcctgtgaAGAGAGGTGAGTTGTGCACCCATAGGAAAGTCTACTATAGATATTTCCAAAATATGGCCATGCCAATCTATATCCCACCCAAGTTCTGTGGGATGGAACACTCTTCCTATGAAGACTGAGGACTCAAGACCCTGGGTCTATGGGCCAGCACCTGAATCTCCTGGACTTTTGTGACTTCCTTGGCCAATAGCAGGGGGAAAGGTAACACTGTGATCTTTGGGGTCCATCATACAATGTCATGCTTCCAGGTTTTGCTTCTCCAGGAGAAGGATTGCTCCTTGTAACCACTTGTATACTGTGATGAAGTCCAAACTAGCCTTCCACAGAGACCACAGAGAAAGGTCACATATAGATGCTCTACTTGAAAGCCCACCTGAGATCCAAGATTCAGTCAACATTAACActttcacatgtgagtgaaaaCACCAACATATTCTTCCCCTCACTATCTGTCAAGTTGAGTCTTTGACAGCTTTTGAGTCTCCCCAGCTAAGGCTCCAGAGGCATGTTCTTGTGTGCTATTCTTATCCCTAACCCACAGAATCCATGAATATAGTGAAAGTATTGTTTTATGCCACTAAACCTGGAGTGGTTTGTTTGCAACATATAATTgataaacagaaattttttttaaagattttatttagttatttgacagacagagatcacaagtaggcggagaggcaggcagagagagagaggaagggaagcaggctctcttctgagcagagagcccgatgcggggctcgatcccaggaccctgagatcatgacctgagccgaaggcagaggcttaacccactgagccacccaggtgcccctaaacagaaatattttgaaaaacactttaGTGTTCAAGTTTTTTTcactgtatgtttaattttaaaagatttcatttctggaCTCTTACAAATGTAGaggttttcttaaaaatctgaaatacgACCAATACTTTggtcacatatttaaaaatacatagcatatttttctttagcaaaatgggaaatttttcatttttcttcatgaactcagctttttcttttatttcccttatacATATTATACTAatgtaatggaaatattttcaacaatttatttttgataGCATTTTGGAGCATTTAAAATTGGGAGGGTAGGTATTTTGTTAAGTAGGATTAAGTTGTACCTACTCCTTTAGTCAAATTGCTCTAAGTTTTTGATTACTTGATTATCTGTGAAGCTGAGTGCAGCTGTAATTAGGTACAAGAGCAGTGTTTCACCATGTGAATCATAGATCCAATTCAAGCAGTGCTATAAATCTTAGGTAAACACCATGTGCAGTTTATATAAGTAATttaccaattcatttttttttaccattttttacaATGCTGCAATTTTTCAGAGCAAAAGAATGgggtaaaaaaaagaagtttcccaTAATCCAATTCCAGTTCATTACAGTGTAGGTCAAGGCCAGCTGATATCACAAATGGGATAGTTTTATCCCTCAAATTCAGTAATAAATTTGCAAAGAATTTTGCAGACCTTCTTGTTGCTTTATCAACAATACAACTATACACTATAAAGTATAAATCCAGAAAACCAAATTGTATGGTCAAACATAGGTAAATTATAGATATATTGTTATTTCAGAACACACTGTTTTGCATGATACTCTCTGGGAAGTAGTATGCTGGTGGAAAGGACAGGAGTTTTGTGATTAGGAAATTTGGGAATAAAATCCTTTGAGGAAAGCAGCTATATCAATAAGAACTCCTTTGGTtggaaaatatatgcatatattcgGAGAACATATATTTAGAGAAACACATCTTTTagacaataataaaaaatccaaaccaaacaATTACCCCAAACAGAACAccgttatttgttttgttttgtttttgttttttaaagactttatttattttatttatttatctgaaagagagatagagagcacacaagtggggtgggaggagcaggggggggggggagggagaagctgggttgaatcccaggaccttgagaccatgacatgaTGAAAGcaaatggttaactgactgagccacccaagcacccccagaaCTTTGTTATTTGTCGAACAGTGTGAGTCTGAGTCTGAGGCTTTAGTGGCATTGAGCTAACATGCTTCATTTCAACAAGAGGAAGATGTCCCCTTCCTCCATTGTTGGTTTTGGATCCTAGATAGATAGAAGGGTATGGGATTATTTGGGGCTATCATAAGACAGGGACACGCAATGACACTCAGTGGGCAGAAAACAGGTAATCTTAAAATCTCACAATGTTGAGGACAGAAACTCATAATGAAAAATTGTGCTATATAAACATAATCCAAGTAAGACACTGATATGAATGCCTGCCATATAGAAAATAACCAGGGACAATTAGATATTTTTGTGATTGCTATTTGTATGATCATCATTTTCATCATCaccatccccatttcacaaataTGGTAATCATGACATAATGAAGTGTTCATGTGTCACATGTACGCATCTCTTTCCCATTCCATTGTCAGGCTTTCTGAGGTGCAAGTTCTTTCTTCGTTGTTTTTACATCAATCTCTATGGTGCCTAGTGTAGTTCCCTGAGCTATATGGTGGTTTAAGTCAGTATAACCCTCACCTGATCTAATTTCCTATCAAGTCCCTTTTAATGTAGGTGCACTCTAAATCTCTCACACTGATGCTGCTGTTACCCATTTTATGTATGCTCTAAATGCTGGATAGAGTAGTCTTTGTAAGACCCTAGATGAGGTCCAGAGGACACTCTGCTATAACAATCTGGCTTACTTAGTCTCCAATCTGTACTTGTTTGAGATTTGGAAATTGCGGAGAACCTGGAATGCAGAAAAGATGGCACAACCTGACTCCTGCTTCCAGAAAAGTTAAGAGCAGTGAATTGATGAACTGCCTGCTTATAAGATCCATGTCCATCACACGTTGTATTTTCAAGAACCTGCATGGATTTGGAAGGGAACTACCTTATATAACAATggagtttaatttaatttttgttggACCAGAGACAAAGTCATcaagtgtatatataaaaaaaaagaaatctaaagtaaattaaaagtaaattgatattttaatagaaaagattCACTATCAgaaacttgatttctttttctcagatatAATGAACTCCCTGTAATATCACTTACCTTCAGCTGTCTATTTGGGTTTGCAACCAATTTCAATCCTGcctggtctttttaaaatctagtgtACATTTGAAGTTAATGTCACATATCTTCCTAATATCCATTGATCCCTTGCTCCAAATCATATTGTATCCCTCCAGATGGTATCTTTCGTTTCCTTTACAAATGTCATGCATAGTTCAATCACCAAGCCCTCAAATTATTTGACtttagaaactgcactcctgttTCTAATATCATAATATGAATGTATGCCTCACTCTAGGGGTCTATGTCCTGGAACCACTGTGATAAGATCTCACAGCAGGTGGCGAACaatgattttaagaaatggaCTTGTTGctactgaaagtttttttttttttttttttttttttttttttttttttaatttgctgacaTAATCCCAGAGGCTGGTGGTACCAGGCAGAATGACACCACGGTTCCAATTTTCAAGGACGGTGTTTCTGACTTGATTCACTttactctctcccttcccccaaatacACACCTCCACCACACTCCTGTCCTCTTTCCAGCACACTCTTGAAATTTCTATCTCCAAATAAAAGccaaggagaaaaaagacagCCAGCAAAGCAGCGCTGaaacaacctttaaaaagaagaaagaaaaatggattagATAAATTCTTGGTGTTCGTTTTGGTCtttcagaaaaagaaggagaaataaaggagtGAAGGCTAACTCAGAAAAGGGCAAAACTCCTCCgttttcatttcctcctgccccacctTCCATCAACCTTGATTCTTCTTGTTATTTCAAAAATCTGAATATTTGTCTCATCTTTCAAATTGTTTCTGGACCACTTACAGGGGAAATTATTTGAAAGTGACCAAGAGTTCCTGCCGCAGTTTGCTCCATCTCCATCGCCCACTCCCCTTACCTTGGCGGAGTCGCACATTCCAACCTCAGGTAGCATTAACCCTGGCCCGTCGAGGTAGCAGCCAAATTGCACGCTCTCGTCGGGGAGCCCAGCACCAGCTCCCGGCTCCGTAAGGACACGCGGAGAGGCCGGCCTGACGCTTCCGGGCAGCTCACTCCACCTCGGCGAGCAGCCGCGGCCCGAGTCCCTCCTGCCTCCCGCGGCCCGCGGAGGCTCGGTCCGCGCGTGGGACCGGCCCAGGGGGCTTGCGGCGCGCGCTAGACCGCGCCGGGGCGGTGACCGATCTCTCACCTGCGCGCAAATCGGGAAGTTTCCGTGGTGCTCGCGGAGACTTCTGCTGGACCTGGAGAACCGAGGCTCtaagggaaagggggagaaaaagggacACCGGGGAGGAAGCtcggagagggagagaaggagaagagaagaagcggaaaagaag
Above is a genomic segment from Lutra lutra chromosome 3, mLutLut1.2, whole genome shotgun sequence containing:
- the LOC125095515 gene encoding uncharacterized protein LOC125095515, with translation MVMEAEHFQICSPQAGEPGKPRAFQCKLGSEGGRKPMSQLEDAEKANSPLLSLLFYSDLQKFSGCDCCPVCEGAARSLLQGGVTGTPDGPLGACPEGASLILAAAAVATESCSPMRPRLGRLWGAATATVPSGDPTSSPEVSEAVARAGRPRGKAGPGQGLGRARGAGSPASGQQAWECRRVGPGLRAGRPGCSGSPPPRRQQQQHSPPPCSLFFFSASSLLLLSLSELPPRCPFFSPFPLEPRFSRSSRSLREHHGNFRRGLARAASPLGRSHARTEPPRAAGGRRDSGRGCSPRWSELPGSVRPASPRVLTEPGAGAGLPDESVQFGCYLDGPGLMLPEVGMCDSAKVRGVGDGDGANCGRNSWSLSNNFPCKWSRNNLKDETNIQIFEITRRIKVDGRLFQRCFAGCLFSPWLLFGDRNFKSVLERGQECGGSKTNNGGRGHLPLVEMKHVSSMPLKPQTQTHTVRQITKFWGCLGGSVS